ataagctttgattgttggcatcttgaacttccttgagatatgggcattcattatttcttcagtgaagggcggagtaggatcatcaggatctccaagaggaagaagattgcttggatcagcccttgggccaacagcccttctctgtactggaccatccaggtctatgacaggaggaggatttctccccctaggaggtaatGGGGGCCTGGTGgactggtgcgcctccaagtcgcgcctcagcctttgaatctcagcctcgtgagccctgatcctttcctgcacttcttggggattcgtcccttgggtgctcttaggacgttggctaccatcagccatcggctctttgccagcacgtctccttcttggggctacttcatcatccgaagattcagagtctctctcagtgtaaggaccagaaaattcctgatcctcaaggataggagccaaacctcgtatgtaggggggagatcgcccccgtgcttcactccgtccagcatgtccacttcgtccaacctcggggtaaaggggcatcccataaggggggttagtagtcacaacagttgaatattcgtacccgatgggtcgagaattcacatgtgcatgtagttgttgaacttggggattcgtaccttgagtagccgagggaatcgtcccttgtggctgaggttcagttgcccctatctgggcttctccttgcgtggttgcataggctgaatgaggaggtacctccacagttgacgaaatcacttgggttgtccccgttagtgttcctccttcaagggctctaactgttctccgtgttttcgccatggttgttgttgtgctgttcccacagacggcgccaaatgttatggataaaaaactaaggttactATTCgttgtatttattgctaaggttcgggagctcaaggcctttaatggctgctctcgtgtttcgtagcttaattctgcctttacgagatgcctacgtatctctgtgaattagagaagcaagccaaaaaaacgtagttctgatttgtggggtgagaccccttatatagatgttggtagtccttgaattggacttggtataagaGACTTGGTGATCAActctctgaattagaatggactttggagtcctaaatagtaggaaactgattctttatccttctaggtcccttaaAGGCTAATCTGCAATGATTTATGTCCTCATTGGGACTCttttcaatagctgatttttcccttattgattaattacgaaattaattaatattcagggtttttgggtcttctttgttccatcaggcctgatcaatgtgttaacctttttggtttGAATGTCaaacatcttcttattgggcctagcagcccaaatcatgtataattactgtaatatttaattacacaatcaggatttatttatccctatcaaagtGTTAGACATAATACACATCACATCTACTCAGAAAAACATAGAATATACGCTCTTGTACTCATAATTATTACATAGTGAAACTCTACTTTTGGTTGGGGAAAGTCCCACCCGCGATTTTTACTTCTTAACGGAGGTTTTTCGCGTTAACAATTCTCGTATCTTTTATCTTTTATACTTATGCCATATTATTGATCGATTAAATTATTCTTAGAATCAAATCCTACAATTTTCTACCAAAACACATTTTATCCACAAACATCCTCTAAACTGAGAGCTGGCTAGATAAAGGGATATTTGAggggtaattatttatttgtagtGCTAAAAACATGTTAAAACCAATCCTTTATATTTGTAACACAAAGTAGTGGAAGGAACAGAGCTATTCAAAACCACATTACCAAAGAAATCGGCTACTTAAAAAGTCTCCAGCTGAGGAAGGAACAAAAAACATTGAAGGAAAAAATGGAGGGGTTGATTCCAAAAATATACAACAAATTAAAGAGAAGCAAGACTTTAAGCCAACACAAAAATCCTCAACAAAGTCCCATTCATAACATCCAAGATTTTTATCCTGATGGTTACAATTTCCGCTATGACTTGCCCCGGCCGGTTCAGCAGCAGTATCCGAGGATTCATGCTTTCGATACCAAAACCAAGTCCATGCAACGACGAGAAAAGTCTTGTCGTCATGCAAGTGTAAGGTACTGGCCTGAAGAATCCAGGGAGTCGCGGACGAAATTTGCAAGATTTGGAAGTCAAAGAAGGATGTTCTCATGTATCACTGGTGCCTAGAACCATTTCCTTCTTCATTGTATGCTCTTGTTTCAGTAATTGGAATTTTACCTGTTTCCTGTTCTGAAACTTGATTTGATTGGTACATACATAATATATTACAAAAATGTCGCAACACTTATTTGTTGGATAACTTGGTAGGTTCTGCCTTTTTTTCTCAGTTTTTACTTACTACATATTGTGGGGAGCTGTCTTAAAATTTGTTGGAGCTTCTCCGCCCCccaaaaaaaaaagaagaatCAAACACCTTTCTCAACAGGGTGTTAACCTATAGGCAATAACCTAAAAGTTGCCTAAGTTCTCACCAGGGTGTTAACCTATAACCTAAAAGATGCCGAAACCTGGGTTGTTACAGTACAGGTTTTTAACTTATAAATTAAATTGTTAATTcatatataaacatgtatatttGTCCTGAAAGTTGTATGCTTCTTGTTTTTCTTGGCTTTTGCTTTAACTTTTTAAACATATTGTAGGAGTACTTGAGTAATCGGATTGAAACAGAAAATTTGGCTGCAAGTTACCAACTTGTTTAAACCCAAGATTCCAATGCCTGCATTTGTACTTTCAATATGTATGCGGTAACTAAAGAGTGGTATAAACTAGCTCTAAATCTGGTGACAATTACCAAGCTCAACTATTGTTATCTTCCCAATGAATACCTAAACTTTTGCCCAATTGTTCCACCCTTGGTGGTTTTTAAGTGATATCTCCTTACGAAGGATGACAAATGCGACCACAATGTCTCTAATGTTATTGCTATCGATAAGTCTAAATCTCTTCCCTTGGTTGTTTTTTAAGTGATATCTCCTGTTACTGGATACAACATACTTGATACATCCATATAAAATGACAAACAAATAGAAAAATGGAGAAGTTGGATTCTGTTATTGAAACCAAACTTACATTCATAACTTTAGGTCTTTCTTTGCTGATTGGTTTATATGTTCATGGAATATTTTAAATTTACCCGTGTCAAATACTTAAACACCTGGACATGAGTGAACACATTCAACACTTTATTGAAGGCCAAAAAAGGAATAAAAATTTAGAATGTTTATGTTGTGGACATTTTCGACTAAATCACCAAGTTGGTGAAACTTCACATCCATCATATAGTCGGGGGGAAATTGCACCGAGAAAAATCATAATGGTTTGGGAAATTTTTAGGAAAAACACCAATACATCACTTATGATAAATAAAAAAGTATTCCATCAGAAACAGAAAATCTTACAAGTAGACGTGTGGTTGCAAGTGATGGAAACATTTCAGAGATTGATGGTCTAATGATGATAGGTGAATGTGTTTGCTGGTGATCATCTAATCATTACACCTGCAGGAAACTTTGAAGTTCAGACACGAAAATGTAGAACAAGTGTTCAGATGCATCAACAAATATATCCATGTATGCAGAAAATATCACACTTGGACAAACCCTTTTTTAATAAACAAGTCTAGACAAAACCCATAATATACAGCCAGTTAATATAAGTTTATTGAATTTAATATCAGAATAGTATATTAACCAGATACACATGTTCTAAAGTATTAACCTTCAACCTAGCTAGTACTGGTTCGTTACAAAAAAAATTGAGTGTTGATTACAACTGTCAAATACCAAATATACATACTAGGGGAAGAAAGGTACAAAAAGACTGTCCCTGCTTGTGCTTGCAGTATCCAGAGGGGACGAAGTTTTTCTAGGTTTCCAAAAAGTTACTAATAGACACATAACCGTCGTAAGGCAGCCCTTCTCATTCCCCAATATACACTTATTATCCTCTGGTTACAAAAACAGATAAGTTATATTTGATCAGCGCAAGTGTATAAATTTGAAATGAATTATTAAGTAATATCGTGATGTTTAAGCTAAACTACCTTCTCTACTACTTTCACTCTGTAAATCATACCAAGATTTAACTGTTCAAACATTGATTGCTAATTGCAATCGCTACTCGGTATTTTTGACaaatttcatcttcttcattccTCACTCTCATGTCCTTCATCTCATTACTACGTCCAAAGCAAAGAAAAACAGCCTACTTGTCTGATACTTGACATTTGTCACTAGGACTTCAAATTTGTCACTAGGACAAGACTTGACATAGACCAAACCTAGTTACCAGTATAAAATAAGAAAGGTAAGGTCGTTAGAATGTAAATCAAATTTATTCTTTCAATGTATGCATGTTTTCTGTAAGTGTTATATGACTTATGAGATATTTATGGAATCTCCAAGTCCAACTTTTATTAACGACATAAACAAGAAAATATGGAATAATATGCTGAGCTGGTTTCCTGACCTACATTACATGATATTCATTGGCCTCTTccagatttatttatttaatccACAACATAAGATCTACTAGGGAACATAATCTACTATAAACGTGAAACAGAAGAGTTAACTAATTGATATACTTAAACCTACTTAAATCATAGGATGGTCTTACAGTTTTCATGTTGTTAACATCTATGAATTTACTAGTGAAACATCCAGCATTTAAAATATTCAGATTTGTTCTGTCCAACCACTGAGGACAAATATTAGGCACATCCCTTGTAACATGAGTGGTTGATAATATCAAGAAACATTAGTATAAAATCATTCAGGCCTCATTACAGTACCTGAAATAGAGTGATTGAGGAAACAAGAAAACCACCATGGATGGATACAGAAGCCTCTTTCTCGCTCTCCTGGTCATAGGGATATGTCATGCCTTTGCTGAAGGTGCGCCTAAGAAGTTAAAAAGTGAAAGTTTATGCAATCAGTGTTCTGCATGTGATACGAGTAAATGTCCTGCAAGTGAAGCCTACCCTCATATGACTGCATATGATAACACACTCATTGCTGGAGCTTTGCAATCTGATTATGTGGATGCCAATGATAGAGGAGTTTATTCAGTGCCAAATATTGAAGGGGGTGCATCGACCGAATATAATGCTTATTTTGGGTGGCAATCCACTTCCGGTGCAGCTTCTGGCTATCACAGGTATCCACAATGTTCTTGAGAATTATCTAAAGATGAGAGTTCTACACAAGATTAGCCTATAAAATCAATATCATAAAATAGCAACATAACTATAAGTACAAAAGTAAACAAGTATATACTGAACATGTTGCAATGGTGCATCCATTTAGCATAAGAATTACACTTAAACAATTGACATGCACTATTTTTATGGAGTCAGGTTCAGCAACTATATGGACAAGTGTTCAGGAGGGCAGAACTACCTCACAGTTGACAAGCATGGCAAGGTGAGCCTTCGTGCTTTAAAATCCCTGAAGAGTTTAGCTGAAGCAGATTGGAAGTCATACAGTCCACCCACACATCTGAATCATAGGGAATATCGATTCTGGTTCTCACGCAGTACTGGGAAATGCCTCACAGTATTTGGAGGAAAGACAAAGAAACGGATTGTTGGTGTAGCTGACTGTAAATTCAATGGAGAAAACCTTGGCCAGCTATTTGCCTTCCGCTTCCACTACCACAACACCTTTTGTTGTTGTAATCTTTACAACAATTAGTTTCCGAAGTTTCAAGCATCACAAGAAATATGCTATCAATCTCGGAAATATTAGCGTGTGTGTTCCCTCCAATTCCATTACTGTAGTATTTGGTATTTACTATTGTGATCTTTACAACACTCAATATACTAAGATACAAGCATATATATTTTATACAATCTACTCTGTTACAAGAAAAAAGGATGAGTAGAATGAAGAGTGGTTTGATATCTTCCATTGTGAGCCAGTGGCTATCTTCTACATTTATCTGTCTCCTATGCAATTATTTCTGAGAAAACACAACCCCAACAGTGCAACACTAGTTTGCCTGTATATTGAGCCTTAAATTTTCTAATAAGTAATGACCATACACAAACCTAATTTCATCACTGTAACATCGATCATCATCATTAAGCAATTATGCAGCAACTACATAAATAAACTAAAGTTAAGTTTTTTTTTTGCCAGTTGTGAGAAGACAACTGAATTAAGTTCTAGTGTATTTTCTTTTTCCGGCTGGAAAACAGTAGAAATAAACTCAAAATATAAATAGTTTCACAAAATGGACATGGCAGAGCAACAAGCAGAAGTCTTGCATCGCATCACTCAAACATATATAAAGCTGAATACAAGGAGATTTTTGAGTTCTACATATTTTTACTGTAATATTGCTCATCACAACTTTAAGGTGATTTGATATTCGCAATATCTGCTTTTTTGTCTGAAGCAACAAGACAGCATATCGTATAAATCCTAGTTTGGCTCTATCTATTACCAACTGGAATGGAAGGGATTGACTCCTCAATATTTCCGGTAGTAGACAAACAAGGAGGCTTTGCTGCTCCATAATAAAAGAATGCCATAATTTTTGACAACTCATCTGCTGTTCGAATTGCTGATGgcagaaaaaaaagaaaaaaaaagacaAAATATTAAGGTCCCGTTCACTGTTCAATGTTTAGGCACGAGGAAAACCTCATGTTACAATAATTCTCTTAAAACCTTTACCTTTTTCTCGATGTAAGATCTTCCCAGCTTTTGTGAAGATAAGCTCGGGAAACTGGGAAACTTGAAGAGCAGACACCAAATCACACTCGACGACAGCATCAAGAGCTACACACTTTTTTGAAGATAAAAAAATAACAAATAAGACATCTGAAGTGCAATAGCTAAGGAAAATATGAACAGTGCACGAAGAAAAATAAATCAAACATTCTCATAGCTGCTATACTTTCATAAATAAGTTCTTACTCTGGGCGATGGTAGTCTGCAGTTCCATATAATGTGTATGGCTTTCTCCAATTCATTTTGGATTTTTTCGTTTTCCTTCGGCCTGCATAAAGACAAGATTGCCATAGTTGTTAATCAACAACAAAACTTAGGTGCCAGTATTTGTTTATTTTACAATGAAAAGCATAATAAAGTTAAACTTCTATAAATTTAATAACCTCGTATCCGGTGAATTATACTGTTCTATCAagattattaatttatcgatttTAAAAATGCATTGTCTCTATTACATTGGGACTCAAAAGAAAAAATATTAATTCACTGTGGCCTTATGGGGTATTATTTATCAAGGTTCTACTTCAATATGTAGATGTCCAAGCTTTTTATGCCCTTATTACTAGATCACTTAATGTACAGGAGATCCTCTAGGCTCTAACAATCCTACATGTTAGTATAGCTTTTCTTATTAAATCTTGGTTCAGAGATCATGATTATATTTGTCTGTCTTCTACTAAGTTCCTTCATCGACAACATAAAAGTCCCATGTGGGTACAGTGTTTAGATCATGCATAATGCTATCTGGGTATTCCCTGGCAGCTCTCTTTTGAGGTATATAGGTAGTTTAGCAAAAGCGCCTTCATCTTACAGTCTTCAGATTTTCTTTGAAGTTGGTATTTATTAAGAGGATAAATACCAAATACAAGCAGATAATGTGTAGAACAAGGACTTTGCAGGAATAAAAAAAAGGTTGCACTGATAAGCACTTGAACAATGACAAAATCCCAAAACTCGATATATATAAGTTTCAAAGATTTCAAGAATTAAGAGAAACTACTATCTTCAGTGAATAAAAAGAAGGAAGATGGCCAATATAAGATGGAGTAGCATCTCAAGATAATAATGTCCGAATAACAACATTTCATTCTAAAAAGATATGATCAGCAGAGTCTAAATATGTGACTGTAACATCTCACATCAATAAGAATAAGAGTGTTTGGGACTTTTATAGATACAAGTGAACAACTGATATGTACCAAAATTGCTCGCTTTTGGGTCCGGTACGCATTCGTTCGCGGGCTTGGATgttataaatggtatcagagccaggttggTCAGAAGTGCAGAGCCACTGCCAAGGTTCCGTATGTGTGAGGTTCCGTATGTGTGTTTGTGGGCTCGACAAGGACGTCGAGTTTATAAGAGGGGTGtttgtaacatcccacatcgataagaataagagtgtttgggacttttatagatacaagtcaacaactaatCTGTACTTTATGCCACAGATTATGCCACACTTTACCAGTGACCGGCATCTTATACTTTATGCCACACTTCCCAAGTGACCGggttcttattcttattcgatggGGGGCTAATTTACGTCCGTCGACAAGTGAAACTAAATCTTGACAAGGTATCGATGTGTTCCAGAACGTGCGCAAACTAGTTTTAAGTTATATGTATCACACTACCCAGTGATCGGGTTCTAATTCTTATACATGACTAAGACTGGGGATTTCCGAAAATTCATTATCTTATTAATCACATACCATACTTATAATAACTAAACAAATATCGGAGAACATCTAATCACACATAATATGGCACATTACACAACACATACGGAGCAATAAAGATTCACTTACGTAATCAAACAGATAATTCATGTTTCAAAATATAAGGAGGAACGAATGGTTACTTACAAAACATGTAGGCAAACAAATAAGACAGAGCAATGGAAAGTTACTTACAAGAAAACACATAAGTAAACAAGTAATACGGAGCAACGAATAGTTACTTACCTCGGTTACGCAAAGAGGTAATTCACCAGAAACACATATTCAATCCTTAGCAACCCATCAAACACAAAACATCTAAAATATTGAACTTCTCCACGATTCCAATTTTAATTAGATTCTAATTTTCCCTTTTTGACCTTCTAAATGACGTTTTTTTGGAAAAACACGAAACGCggaagttgtagagaacgaaaagacctttcctGAAAAGTCCAAAACCaacgaattctgacttacgatgaattttctacgaattttacaagattgcaaATTTTGGTGTATAAAAGCTctacgaattttgatattaaaaacaaggaagacgaatatgatgtatttataacgatacaaaaccctatttcttaacctacaagttatccatattagaattttatccaaattttaggctcatTAGTCTAATCCAAACTTTAAATCTTAatctttatctaattttaatcctttttagtctattattctattattaatcaaattctaaaaattacgggatattacagtGACACATGTCATTGGTTAAAGAAGAATATTGAAAACTATTAGCAGGCTAAAAATTTCATCTACTACTGGAGACTAAAACATTAAATACTATTTCTGGTTTACTAAATAGCTATCATACAATATACTAACAAATTCAAAAACAATATATTATAACCTATGGCAGGAAAAGAATTATGATATATTGAAGTCTGAGCATTAAAAAAATTAGCTATAGGTATTGAGAGACAATTCTTAGGTGTCAACAATATACAAGCAGTAAAAGAGGCTCCAGTCTGCAATTAAGCCGAAGTCTTTAAGCACCTATAACTAAACACGCCGGAAGATATGGTTGCACGGTAAGGCAATATTTTACAGAAATAAAAAATAAGGAATAAAAACCCCTTCAACAAGGATCAAGTCTTACAAGTGATTCCCTGTAAAGCAAAGTGTAAAAGAAAACAAGTTCAAGTGGAGGGTCAAATACTGTCTGAATGAACAATTTCACTACAGAGGAATAGAACTCACCGTTTATAACGATTATGAACGAGAACAATTAAAGGGCTAATGTCCTTAAAAACAGCCTCTTCCCACTCTGATCCAGTAATGTCTTTAATTGGACGTATATAGTCATCATCTTGCCATACAATTTCATTATCACTATCATACTTCTCATCATCTACATCCTTCTTGACATTTTTGATGGTGATCTTATTAAAAAATTGATCCAAGCCGAAACCGCGTCCATCAGCATCTTCAGGCCAATCAGGGTCATCCTCTTCCACAACAAGGGGGTAATCAGCTAAAAGCTTCTGCATCTTTTTACTTCTCTCAACAGGATCCACCTCTTCCTCAACATCCGGATTCATATCAATTACTTCTCTAATTTTTCTTCTCCATAcctttctttcttcttcatcactaACAAAAGTATCATCCTCCCCATCACTTGAACTATATTTTCCCTCTCctttatcttttccatcatcAGACTTCAGTTCATCGACTACTTTAGAAGCTCTAAGGCTACTTCTTTTCAGATTATTAACCTAAATTATAATTCCATTCAGTGTATAAAACACATTAATATATATAGATTAAAATATAATACGAAAAGAAGGAAAAACCAACCAGCAATTCTAACTTCAAAAAGTATGGCGATGAAAAGCCAACGGAGTTCCTTCTGGAACTACTAAATTCACTGCAGCTCAATTTGTATATTGTAAAAGGACCATTACGAGATAACAAAGGTGAGCACTTCATATTTGTTTCTTGCATGGGATAGAATAAAGGCAGCATCCATAGTGTTTGCTGCAGTGCCATTCTACAAAGTAAATCAATTACAAATGTAAAAATTTAGCTTAGAATAAAATAGCTAAATATGACATTCAACATGTGCAATAAGACACTTGAAGATGCATTAAATAGCAGATATGATGGTGCCAGAAACGTGGATGAGCAGATAGTCATTAGAAGAAAACTTAGTACTGCTCTCAAGTATAAAGGAGACCTCGGAGTCAGTTCAGTGACGTCCTGTACCAAATTTAAAACATGATACCTGATATCACACGCCAGGGGTCGAACTCCTGAACTCCCGCAAGGGGTACAAGAGCTTAACCACTGCACCAACACTTTGTTAGCAAGCTGAATATCATTTTAATTTATACTATGTAAACCATATTTATAAGACCCGCGATAACATAATCAGGCTGAATTGGACTTAAATCTTATCATACACGCATTTGTTCCCAGATTAGACCATTTCTAGAAGTGGTAGCATCATTATAAACCTAATAAAGATGTCAACTTAATTCCACTTTTAAAGAACAAGAAAAAGACCAAACTTCGAATAGCTAATAAAGCATCAaggataataaattactcaaaGATTTTAGAGATGAAAAATGCacaaaatcaaagaaaaaaaGGGGTTTCAGACAAGACAGTTGTACAGCAAACCCAGAAATGAATTAGAATTTTGTCATCCAACAGATAGAATATGATGTACATATATGAAGTAATAGTATGAAATATAGAACATCCATTACCTAAAAGCTGGTTTCTTCAACTTGAATGAGTTCTATCTTCAACTTGTGTTGTAAGGTCATAAACCCCAATTTGCTTAAACCCCCAAAACAACCCCAACCAAATGTAGATAACAAAATTACGTATACACGGGGTTCTAAAAATTAGCGACTCCCGAATAATCGGTTTGGAGTACTCGTTTTTTCGGCCGCTAAAATCGAGTGcaaaaataattttgtaaattattggtcaaatttaaaatttatttttttaacttttttttatTCACAGTAACTCtactaattaaaataatttaaaattataaatattaacgTTTATCATACGCTtacttaattttttatttatttattataaaattgttcTAAAAAAGAACAAacattaaattatatttatttttagtcAAAAGTCCATGATATCCGATAAATAAGAAAGTTAGATAAATAAGA
This genomic interval from Apium graveolens cultivar Ventura chromosome 8, ASM990537v1, whole genome shotgun sequence contains the following:
- the LOC141677911 gene encoding uncharacterized protein LOC141677911, whose translation is MDGYRSLFLALLVIGICHAFAEGAPKKLKSESLCNQCSACDTSKCPASEAYPHMTAYDNTLIAGALQSDYVDANDRGVYSVPNIEGGASTEYNAYFGWQSTSGAASGYHRFSNYMDKCSGGQNYLTVDKHGKVSLRALKSLKSLAEADWKSYSPPTHLNHREYRFWFSRSTGKCLTVFGGKTKKRIVGVADCKFNGENLGQLFAFRFHYHNTFCCCNLYNN
- the LOC141677910 gene encoding thioredoxin-like fold domain-containing protein MRL7L, chloroplastic, translated to MALQQTLWMLPLFYPMQETNMKCSPLLSRNGPFTIYKLSCSEFSSSRRNSVGFSSPYFLKLELLVNNLKRSSLRASKVVDELKSDDGKDKGEGKYSSSDGEDDTFVSDEEERKVWRRKIREVIDMNPDVEEEVDPVERSKKMQKLLADYPLVVEEDDPDWPEDADGRGFGLDQFFNKITIKNVKKDVDDEKYDSDNEIVWQDDDYIRPIKDITGSEWEEAVFKDISPLIVLVHNRYKRPKENEKIQNELEKAIHIIWNCRLPSPRCVALDAVVECDLVSALQVSQFPELIFTKAGKILHREKAIRTADELSKIMAFFYYGAAKPPCLSTTGNIEESIPSIPVGNR